The sequence below is a genomic window from Acidobacteriota bacterium.
CTAAGTGTCAGCGGGCGGCGGTCATCTGTCGGGGAAATATCGGCGAAGTGTCAGCGGGCGGCGGTTGAAAGCCTGGTACCCGGAAAGTGACATTCCTGCTGTCCTTTAGGTCCTTTAGGTCGTTTTGGTCCTTTCGTCCTTTAGTCGAGGAACAACGGCACGGGGCGGAACAGGCCCACGTCCACCAGGCCGCGGTCGGTGAGCTTCAGTTCGGGGATCACCGGCAGGGCCAGGAAGGAGAGGGTCATCATGGGGTCCTCCAGGACGCAGCCCAGCCCCCGGGCGGCGTCGTAGATCGCCCGGCTGCGCTCCAGGACCACCTCCAGCGAGCGGTCCGACATCAGCCCGGCGATGGGGAGCGGCTGGTTGGCCAGGACCTTCCCCTTCGCCACGACGGCCTGGCCGCCGCGCAGGCGGACCACCTCGATCACCGCCGTCAGCATGTCGTGGTCGTCGGCCCCCACCACCACGATGTTGTGGGAGTCGTGGGCCACGCTGGACGCCATGGCGCCGCCCCGCAGGCCCACCCCCTCCACGAAGCCGATCCCCACGTTGCCGGTCCCCAGGTGGCGCTCCACCACGGCCATCTTCAGGAGGTTGCGCCCGGGGTCGGCCACGGCCAACCCGTTCTCGACCGTGAGCTGGCGCTCGAGCGCCCGCGTGACGATCTGCCCGGGGACCACCCCGATCACCCGCGCCCGGGCCGCCTTCCCTTCCGGGGCCCTCACCTCCAGGTCGAGCCGGGGCCAGTCCACGGTCATGGTGCCCCGGATTTCCGTGGACGCCGCCCCCGGCCCGTCGACGAGGTAGCGCCCCCCCTCGGCCACCTTCCGCCCGTTCTTGTAGACGGAGTGCACCGCGAAGGTCTCCAGGTCGTCCAGGAGGAGGAAGTCGGCGCGGTATCCGGGGGCCACGGCCCCGAGGTCCCGGAAGCCGAAGTAGCGGGCCGTGTTGATGGACGCCAGCTGGACGGCCGTCACGGGAGGCAGCCCCTTCCGGATGGCGGTCCGGACCAGGTGGTCCATGTGGCCCTCGAAGAGGAGATCGTAGGGGTGCCGGTCGTCGGTGCAGAAGCTGAAGCGGGGGGCCGACTCCGGCGTGACCAGCGGCAGCAGCGCCTCGAGGTTGCGGGCCGAGGACCCCTCCCGGATCATGAGGTGCAGGCCCACCGCCAGCTTCTCGGCGGCCTCCTCCAGCTCGGTGCACTCGTGGTCGGAGCCGATCCCGGCGGCCACGTAGGCGGCCAGGTCGCGGCCCCGCAGCCCCGGCGCGTGGCCGTCCTTGGGGAGCCTGCCGGCGGTCTCCAGCTTGGAGAGCACCTCGGGCGAGCGGTGGATGACGCCGGGGAAGTTCATCATTTCCGCCAGGCCCACCACCCGCGGGTGGCCGATGAGCAGCGCCAGGTCCCCGGCGGTGAGGCGGGCCCCGGAGGTCTCCATGTCCGTGGCGGGGACACAGGAGGAGAGGAGGAAGTAGACGTCCAGGGGGAGGCCCTCGCTGGCGTGGATCATGTAGCGGATCCCCTCGAGGCCCAGGACGTTGGCGATCTCGTGGGGGTCCGTGAAGATGGTGGTGGTGCCGCGGGGCACCACGGCCCGGGCGT
It includes:
- the ade gene encoding adenine deaminase, coding for MLEERIRAARGEKEADLLVRGAKLVNVLSGRIHEADVAVSDGRVAGFGDYPAKEVVDAAGRWVCPGLMDAHVHVESSMVTVPEYARAVVPRGTTTIFTDPHEIANVLGLEGIRYMIHASEGLPLDVYFLLSSCVPATDMETSGARLTAGDLALLIGHPRVVGLAEMMNFPGVIHRSPEVLSKLETAGRLPKDGHAPGLRGRDLAAYVAAGIGSDHECTELEEAAEKLAVGLHLMIREGSSARNLEALLPLVTPESAPRFSFCTDDRHPYDLLFEGHMDHLVRTAIRKGLPPVTAVQLASINTARYFGFRDLGAVAPGYRADFLLLDDLETFAVHSVYKNGRKVAEGGRYLVDGPGAASTEIRGTMTVDWPRLDLEVRAPEGKAARARVIGVVPGQIVTRALERQLTVENGLAVADPGRNLLKMAVVERHLGTGNVGIGFVEGVGLRGGAMASSVAHDSHNIVVVGADDHDMLTAVIEVVRLRGGQAVVAKGKVLANQPLPIAGLMSDRSLEVVLERSRAIYDAARGLGCVLEDPMMTLSFLALPVIPELKLTDRGLVDVGLFRPVPLFLD